The Victivallis lenta genome includes the window AGTTTGCAATGTCCGTCGAGATATGCGGTATTGGCGGAATTCATATGCCGGACGTCGATGTCCGAACGGTTCGAAACGAAGAACCCTTTGTCGCTGTTGTTGTTTTTGCCGAGTCCGTCGGTGATCAGCAGCCGCATCGAAGGCTTTTTCACTTTGTCGTAGACGCGCGACGCATCGTAACCGACGCCCCATACGGAGGATGCGATGTTTGACCCGACATAGTGGTTCATCCCGTAGTTGTTGCGGTCCTGAAACGCGGCTGAACTGCTGATCCTCCGGGTGACGGGACAGCCGAAAACGCCGTAAGCCCGATAGCCGTTGGCCGGATCGCCCCCGATCGCCTGAATGTGCAGCTTCTGATTGCCGGTGGGATCGGCGGAAGTCGCCGCCCGCGCCTGGCCCGGATACAGATAGAGACGGTGCA containing:
- a CDS encoding prepilin-type N-terminal cleavage/methylation domain-containing protein, producing the protein MKKRFTLIELLIVIAIIAILASMLLPALNQARARSHQTSCMGNLRQLAMTCVQYNSDYKMGVASGALASDGYIRWQSVLHRLYLYPGQARAATSADPTGNQKLHIQAIGGDPANGYRAYGVFGCPVTRRISSSAAFQDRNNYGMNHYVGSNIASSVWGVGYDASRVYDKVKKPSMRLLITDGLGKNNNSDKGFFVSNRSDIDVRHMNSANTAYLDGHCKLIHFGRIPGNGVNGDPAWGAGGSHYFWGWHPYPDNQ